The Streptococcus toyakuensis genome has a window encoding:
- a CDS encoding ABC transporter substrate-binding protein/permease: MRKIYLSIFTSLLLMLGLVNVAQADEYLRIGMEAAYAPFNWTQDDDSNGAVKIDGTNQYANGYDVQIAKKIAKDLGKEPLVVKTKWEGLVPALTSGKIDMIIAGMSPTAERKQEIAFSSSYYTSEPVLLVKKDSAYANAKSLDDFNGAKITSQQGVYLYDLISQISGAKKETAMGDFAQMRQALEAGVIDAYVSERPEALTAEAANSKFKMVQVEPGFKTGEEDTAIAIGLRKDDTRISQINASIETISKDEQVALMDRMIKEQPAEATTTEETSSSFFNQVAKILSENWQQLLRGAGITLLISIVGTIIGLIIGLAIGVFRTAPLSENKAIYSLQKLVGWGLNVYIEIFRGTPMIVQSMVIYYGTAQAFGINLDRTLAAIFIVSINTGAYMTEIVRGGILAVDKGQFEAATALGMTHNQTMRKIVLPQVVRNILPATGNEFVINIKDTSVLNVISVVELYFSGNTVATQTYQYFQTFTIIAVIYFVLTFTVTRILRFIERRMDMDTYTTGANQMQTEDLK; encoded by the coding sequence ATGAGAAAAATATACTTATCTATTTTCACAAGTCTCTTGCTGATGCTGGGACTTGTCAATGTTGCTCAAGCTGATGAATATTTACGCATCGGGATGGAAGCAGCATATGCTCCCTTTAACTGGACCCAGGATGATGATAGCAACGGAGCTGTCAAAATCGATGGAACCAACCAGTATGCCAATGGATACGATGTCCAAATTGCCAAGAAAATCGCTAAGGACTTAGGTAAAGAACCTTTGGTTGTTAAAACCAAGTGGGAAGGTTTAGTTCCTGCCCTTACTTCTGGTAAGATTGACATGATTATCGCAGGTATGAGTCCAACCGCTGAACGCAAACAAGAAATCGCCTTTTCAAGCAGCTACTACACTAGCGAGCCTGTCCTACTTGTCAAAAAAGATTCTGCCTATGCAAATGCCAAATCTTTGGATGACTTTAATGGAGCGAAAATCACTTCTCAACAAGGTGTTTACCTTTATGACTTGATTTCCCAAATCTCAGGCGCTAAAAAAGAAACTGCCATGGGAGACTTCGCTCAAATGCGCCAAGCACTTGAGGCTGGTGTCATTGATGCCTATGTTTCTGAACGTCCAGAAGCTCTGACTGCCGAAGCTGCTAACTCTAAGTTCAAGATGGTTCAAGTAGAACCAGGTTTCAAAACGGGGGAAGAAGATACAGCTATTGCCATTGGACTTCGTAAAGATGACACTCGTATTAGCCAAATCAATGCCAGCATTGAAACCATTTCAAAAGATGAGCAAGTTGCCCTAATGGATCGTATGATCAAGGAGCAACCTGCCGAAGCAACAACAACTGAAGAGACTAGCAGTAGTTTCTTTAACCAAGTCGCTAAAATTCTTTCTGAAAACTGGCAACAACTCTTGCGTGGTGCGGGTATCACTCTTTTAATCTCTATCGTCGGAACCATCATAGGTCTCATTATCGGTCTTGCTATTGGTGTTTTCCGTACTGCTCCTCTCTCTGAAAACAAAGCTATTTACAGCCTACAAAAACTAGTCGGATGGGGTCTCAATGTCTATATCGAAATTTTCCGTGGAACGCCAATGATCGTTCAATCGATGGTTATCTACTACGGAACTGCTCAAGCTTTCGGTATCAACCTTGACCGCACACTGGCTGCTATCTTCATCGTTTCGATCAACACCGGTGCCTACATGACTGAAATCGTCCGTGGTGGTATCCTAGCAGTTGATAAGGGACAATTTGAAGCAGCGACTGCTCTTGGTATGACCCATAACCAAACCATGCGTAAGATTGTCCTACCTCAAGTAGTCCGTAACATCCTACCAGCAACTGGTAATGAATTTGTCATCAATATCAAAGATACATCTGTATTGAACGTTATCTCTGTTGTTGAACTTTATTTCTCAGGAAATACCGTGGCAACGCAAACCTATCAATACTTCCAAACATTTACAATCATCGCCGTGATTTACTTTGTCCTCACCTTCACCGTAACACGTATCCTACGCTTTATCGAACGCCGAATGGATATGGATACCTATACTACAGGTGCTAACCAAATGCAAACGGAGGATTTGAAATAA
- a CDS encoding DUF2207 domain-containing protein: MKKTFFLLLFCLFCMFPLSVFAIDFKINSYQGDLYIHADNTAEFRQKIVYQFEEDFKGQIVGLGRAGKMPSGFEIDPQPKVQASKNGAELTDVTSEVTEEANGYTVKVYNSGQEGDTVEVDLVWNLKNLLFLYDDIAELNWQPLTDSSGAIGKFEFHVRGDKGAEKLFFHTGKLFREGTVEKSNLDYTIRLDNLPPKRGVELHAYWPRTDFASARDQGLKGNRLEEFNKIEDSIFKEKEQSKQLVTWVFPSILSISLLLSICFYFIYRRKTTPSVKYAKNHRIYEPPMELEPMVLSEAVYSTSLEEVSPLTKGAGKFTFDQLIQATLLDVIDRGNVSIISEGDAVGLKLVKEDGLSSFEKDCLNLAFSGKKEETLSNLFADYKVSDSLYRRAKVSDEKRIQAKGRQLKSSFEEVLKEMQEGVRNRVTFWGLPDYYRPLTGGEKALQVGMGVLTILPLFIGFGLFLYSLDVYGYLYLLLPILGFLGLVLAVFYYWKLRLDNRDGVLNEAGAEVYYLWTSFENMLREIARLDQAELESIVVWNRLLVYATLFGYADKVSHLMKVHHIQVENPDINLYVAYGWHSMFYHSSAQMSHYASVANTASTYSVSSGSGSSGGGFSGGGGGGSIGAF, encoded by the coding sequence ATGAAAAAAACTTTTTTCTTGCTGTTATTTTGTTTGTTTTGTATGTTTCCACTCTCGGTTTTTGCCATTGATTTTAAGATAAACTCTTATCAAGGAGATTTGTATATTCATGCAGACAATACGGCAGAATTTAGACAGAAGATAGTTTACCAGTTTGAGGAGGACTTTAAGGGGCAAATCGTGGGACTTGGACGTGCTGGCAAGATGCCTAGCGGATTTGAGATAGATCCTCAACCAAAGGTTCAGGCCTCGAAAAACGGTGCTGAACTGACAGACGTTACTAGCGAAGTGACAGAAGAGGCGAATGGTTATACTGTGAAAGTCTACAATTCAGGTCAAGAAGGCGACACAGTTGAAGTTGACCTCGTTTGGAACTTAAAGAATTTACTTTTCCTTTATGATGACATCGCTGAATTAAATTGGCAACCTCTGACAGATAGTTCAGGAGCTATTGGAAAGTTTGAATTTCATGTAAGGGGAGACAAGGGGGCTGAAAAACTCTTTTTCCATACAGGGAAACTTTTTAGAGAGGGAACGGTTGAAAAGAGTAACCTTGATTATACTATCCGTTTAGACAATCTTCCGCCTAAGCGGGGAGTTGAATTGCATGCCTACTGGCCTCGAACTGATTTTGCTAGCGCTAGGGATCAGGGATTGAAAGGAAATCGTTTAGAAGAGTTTAATAAGATAGAAGACTCGATTTTTAAAGAAAAAGAGCAAAGTAAACAACTCGTTACTTGGGTCTTCCCTTCGATACTTTCTATCTCCTTGTTATTGAGTATTTGCTTCTATTTCATCTATAGAAGAAAGACCACTCCTTCCGTCAAATATGCCAAAAATCATCGTATCTATGAACCACCAATGGAATTAGAGCCTATGGTTTTATCAGAAGCAGTCTACTCGACCTCCTTGGAAGAAGTGAGTCCTCTAACAAAAGGAGCAGGTAAATTTACCTTTGACCAACTTATTCAAGCTACCTTGCTAGATGTGATAGACCGTGGGAATGTTTCTATCATTTCAGAAGGAGATGCAGTTGGTTTGAAGCTAGTAAAAGAAGATGGTTTGTCAAGTTTTGAGAAAGACTGTCTAAATCTGGCTTTTTCAGGCAAAAAAGAAGAAACTCTTTCCAATTTGTTTGCGGATTACAAGGTATCTGATAGTCTTTATCGTAGAGCAAAAGTTTCTGATGAAAAACGGATTCAAGCAAAGGGGCGTCAGCTCAAATCTTCTTTTGAAGAAGTATTGAAAGAGATGCAAGAAGGAGTGAGAAATAGAGTTACCTTCTGGGGGCTTCCGGATTACTACCGTCCTTTAACTGGTGGGGAAAAGGCCTTGCAAGTGGGTATGGGGGTCTTGACTATCTTGCCCCTATTTATCGGATTTGGTTTGTTCTTGTACAGTTTGGATGTTTATGGCTATCTTTACCTCCTCTTGCCAATACTTGGTTTTCTAGGTTTGGTTTTGGCTGTTTTCTATTATTGGAAGCTTCGATTAGATAATCGTGATGGTGTCCTAAATGAAGCAGGAGCAGAAGTATACTATCTCTGGACCAGTTTTGAAAATATGTTGCGTGAGATTGCACGATTGGATCAGGCTGAATTGGAAAGTATTGTGGTCTGGAATCGCCTCTTGGTTTATGCGACTTTATTTGGCTATGCAGACAAGGTCAGTCATTTGATGAAGGTTCATCATATCCAAGTGGAAAATCCAGATATCAACCTCTATGTAGCTTATGGTTGGCATAGTATGTTTTATCATTCAAGTGCGCAAATGAGCCATTATGCCAGCGTCGCAAACACAGCAAGTACCTATTCCGTATCTTCTGGAAGTGGAAGTTCTGGCGGTGGCTTCTCTGGAGGAGGAGGCGGTGGCAGTATCGGTGCCTTTTAA
- a CDS encoding undecaprenyl-diphosphate phosphatase, translated as MYLIEILKSIFFGIVEGITEWLPISSTGHLILAEEFIQYQNQNEVFMSMFNVVIQLGAILAVMVIYFNKLNPFKPGKDKQEVRKTWRLWLKVLVATLPLLAVFKFDDWFDTHFHNMVSVALMLIIYGIAFIYLEKRNKARAIEPSVTELDKLPYTTAFYIGLFQVLALLPGTSRSGATIVGGLLNGTSRSVVTEFTFYLGIPVMFGASALKIFKFIKAGQLLSFGQLFLLLVAMGVAFAVSMVAIRFLTSYVKKHDFTLFGKYRIVLGSVLLLYSFVRLFV; from the coding sequence ATGTATCTTATTGAAATTTTAAAATCTATCTTCTTCGGGATTGTTGAAGGAATTACGGAATGGTTGCCGATTTCAAGTACAGGTCACTTGATTTTAGCAGAGGAATTTATCCAATACCAAAATCAAAATGAAGTCTTTATGTCCATGTTTAATGTCGTGATTCAGCTTGGTGCGATTTTGGCGGTTATGGTGATTTACTTTAATAAGCTCAATCCCTTTAAACCGGGTAAAGACAAGCAGGAAGTTCGTAAGACTTGGAGACTGTGGTTGAAGGTCTTGGTTGCCACTTTGCCTTTACTTGCCGTCTTTAAATTTGATGATTGGTTTGATACTCACTTCCATAATATGGTTTCAGTTGCTCTCATGTTGATTATCTATGGGATTGCCTTTATCTATTTGGAAAAGCGCAATAAAGCGCGTGCTATAGAGCCAAGTGTGACAGAGTTGGACAAGCTTCCTTATACGACAGCTTTCTATATCGGACTCTTCCAAGTTCTTGCCCTTTTACCAGGGACAAGCCGTTCTGGAGCAACGATTGTCGGTGGTTTGTTGAATGGAACTAGTCGTTCTGTTGTGACAGAATTTACCTTCTATCTTGGAATTCCTGTTATGTTTGGAGCCAGTGCCTTAAAGATTTTTAAATTTATAAAAGCAGGACAGCTCTTGAGTTTTGGGCAATTGTTTTTGCTCTTGGTCGCTATGGGAGTAGCTTTTGCAGTTAGCATGGTGGCTATTCGCTTCTTGACAAGCTATGTAAAAAAACACGACTTTACCCTTTTTGGTAAATACCGTATCGTACTCGGTAGTGTCTTGTTGCTCTATAGTTTTGTGCGTTTATTTGTATAA
- a CDS encoding amino acid ABC transporter ATP-binding protein, translating into MTQAILEIKHLKKSYGQNEVLKDISLTVHKGEVISIIGSSGSGKSTFLRSINLLETPTDGQILYHGQNVLEKGYDLTQYREKLGMVFQSFNLFENLNVLENTIVAQTTVLKRERTEAEKIAKENLEKVGMGERYWQAKPKQLSGGQKQRVAIARALSMNPDAILFDEPTSALDPEMVGEVLKIMQDLAQEGLTMIVVTHEMEFARDVSHRVIFMDKGVIAEEGKPEDLFTNPKEDRTKEFLQRYLK; encoded by the coding sequence ATGACACAAGCAATCCTTGAAATTAAACACCTCAAAAAATCCTATGGACAAAACGAAGTGCTAAAAGACATTTCACTCACTGTCCACAAGGGAGAGGTAATCTCTATCATCGGAAGCTCTGGAAGCGGAAAATCAACCTTCCTACGCTCCATTAACCTCCTTGAAACGCCAACTGATGGACAAATCCTTTATCATGGACAAAACGTCCTTGAAAAAGGCTATGACCTCACGCAATACCGTGAAAAGTTGGGGATGGTGTTCCAATCCTTTAACCTCTTTGAAAATCTCAACGTTCTTGAAAACACAATTGTCGCTCAGACAACTGTCCTTAAACGCGAACGTACAGAAGCTGAAAAGATTGCCAAAGAAAACCTGGAAAAGGTCGGCATGGGAGAACGCTACTGGCAAGCCAAACCAAAACAACTCTCAGGTGGTCAAAAACAACGTGTGGCCATCGCTCGTGCCCTCTCCATGAATCCGGATGCTATTCTCTTTGATGAACCAACATCAGCTCTTGATCCAGAAATGGTTGGAGAAGTCCTCAAAATCATGCAGGACCTGGCTCAAGAAGGCTTGACTATGATTGTCGTAACCCACGAAATGGAATTCGCCCGTGATGTCTCTCACCGTGTTATCTTTATGGATAAGGGTGTGATTGCTGAAGAAGGCAAACCAGAAGACCTCTTCACCAATCCTAAAGAAGACCGTACAAAAGAATTCCTTCAACGCTATCTCAAATAA